In one window of Poriferisphaera corsica DNA:
- a CDS encoding type II secretion system protein: MKRGFTLIELLVVISIIALLIGILLPALSSARRTAMTIKCLSQIRQLEIAHYAYVIDNDGELIQANLAHGGAAHGSHEPWTETLAKDYGVDVVLRSPVDDSPHWGPHPEGDPIPGSSNDRRRMTSYGINDFLDSELVAWGPWGMGSVDGHYTMDNVRQPTGVVHFVMMTFEGEYAGSDHGHVSAWATSATAHLAPKNAAKQYAIGAHGGPKDEKGSISNWGYLDGHAETSTFETVYVSPTENRFDPMVVGK; this comes from the coding sequence ATGAAACGTGGATTTACATTGATTGAATTGCTTGTAGTGATATCGATCATCGCATTACTAATTGGTATCTTGTTGCCAGCGCTATCAAGCGCTAGGCGGACTGCGATGACGATCAAGTGCTTGAGCCAAATACGTCAGTTGGAGATCGCGCATTATGCGTATGTGATTGATAACGATGGTGAATTGATTCAGGCGAATTTGGCGCATGGTGGTGCGGCGCACGGTTCGCATGAGCCGTGGACAGAAACGCTGGCAAAAGATTATGGGGTGGATGTGGTCTTGCGGTCGCCGGTGGATGATAGCCCGCATTGGGGGCCGCATCCAGAGGGCGATCCGATACCGGGTTCATCGAATGATCGGCGTCGCATGACGAGTTATGGGATTAATGACTTTTTAGATAGTGAGTTGGTGGCGTGGGGGCCTTGGGGGATGGGGAGTGTGGATGGGCATTACACGATGGATAACGTGCGGCAGCCAACTGGGGTGGTGCATTTTGTGATGATGACGTTTGAGGGTGAGTATGCGGGGTCAGATCATGGGCACGTTTCTGCGTGGGCCACGAGCGCGACGGCGCATCTTGCTCCGAAGAATGCTGCGAAGCAGTATGCGATTGGCGCGCATGGGGGGCCGAAAGATGAGAAGGGGAGTATCAGTAACTGGGGATATCTGGATGGGCATGCAGAGACATCTACGTTTGAGACTGTGTATGTGAGCCCGACGGAGAATCGTTTTGATCCGATGGTGGTGGGAAAATAG
- a CDS encoding PEP-CTERM sorting domain-containing protein — protein sequence MNTLKNTLKKSLMIGGVVMATGIMGSQAFAEDHHHGHSDILLGIKDGQMIAMVEHGGVIEKLVAMGAEMPESYYATNPGFGVEADEYDDGITAPLASTDVSFDFNAFELGGTVSNLFYWDASDVNDIAFDAVNDGTMFTAARQISPFETYTATVNGGTDDVDGFVIGQTGADSGLHQHIGFYMLDEANGTDNIKDGIYAVAMSFSQEGLTASDPGVLVFAVGEHGEALHEAAVAFIEGAMVPEPASLALLGLGGLAAIGRRRQK from the coding sequence ATGAATACTTTAAAGAATACTTTAAAGAAAAGTTTGATGATTGGCGGGGTTGTTATGGCGACAGGCATTATGGGATCACAGGCGTTTGCTGAAGATCATCATCATGGCCATTCAGATATCCTGCTGGGTATTAAGGATGGTCAGATGATTGCGATGGTTGAGCATGGTGGTGTGATTGAGAAGTTAGTTGCGATGGGCGCAGAGATGCCGGAATCTTATTACGCAACTAATCCGGGGTTCGGCGTTGAGGCGGACGAGTATGATGACGGGATCACTGCACCACTGGCAAGTACGGATGTGTCGTTTGATTTCAATGCATTTGAGCTTGGCGGAACAGTCTCTAATCTGTTTTACTGGGATGCGTCGGATGTTAATGATATCGCATTTGATGCGGTGAACGATGGGACGATGTTTACTGCTGCTAGGCAGATAAGCCCGTTTGAAACGTACACTGCTACGGTTAATGGTGGTACTGATGATGTCGATGGTTTTGTCATTGGGCAGACAGGTGCTGATAGTGGACTACATCAACACATCGGCTTCTACATGCTGGATGAGGCGAATGGCACGGATAACATCAAAGATGGTATCTATGCTGTTGCGATGTCGTTTAGCCAAGAAGGTTTAACGGCAAGTGATCCGGGTGTGTTGGTTTTTGCTGTGGGTGAACACGGTGAAGCGCTTCACGAAGCGGCTGTTGCGTTTATTGAAGGCGCGATGGTGCCTGAACCTGCAAGTCTAGCCTTGCTTGGATTGGGCGGATTAGCAGCTATTGGCAGAAGACGTCAAAAGTAA
- the cysC gene encoding adenylyl-sulfate kinase, which translates to MTDSQDKTTSNSDPKATNITWHKGAITPADRHKNLGQKGCTLWFTGLSGSGKSTVAVALEKALIKEGHHAYCLDGDNIRHGLNANLGFSPEDREENLRRIGEVAKLFADSGLITITSFISPYRSSRDQIRQLHEQVGIPFFEIHIHVPLGIAESRDPKGLYKKARAGEIKDFTGIHQQFEAPESPDLFLPTHELKLHQSITKLIDLLKQNNILTP; encoded by the coding sequence ATGACCGATTCACAAGACAAAACGACCTCTAATTCCGACCCAAAAGCCACCAATATCACCTGGCATAAGGGTGCGATCACACCCGCAGATCGCCACAAAAATCTTGGACAGAAAGGCTGCACGCTCTGGTTCACCGGCCTCTCAGGTTCCGGCAAATCCACCGTCGCGGTCGCACTCGAAAAAGCGCTCATCAAAGAAGGCCATCACGCCTACTGCCTCGACGGCGACAACATCCGTCACGGACTCAATGCCAATCTTGGCTTTTCCCCTGAAGACCGCGAAGAAAACCTCCGACGTATCGGCGAAGTCGCCAAACTCTTCGCAGACTCCGGCCTCATCACCATCACCTCTTTCATCTCGCCTTATCGTTCATCACGTGATCAAATCCGCCAACTCCACGAGCAAGTCGGCATCCCTTTTTTCGAAATACACATCCACGTCCCTCTCGGCATCGCCGAATCGCGTGACCCAAAAGGTCTCTACAAAAAAGCCCGTGCCGGCGAGATCAAAGACTTCACAGGCATTCATCAACAGTTCGAAGCACCCGAATCCCCAGACCTTTTCCTTCCCACTCACGAACTCAAACTCCACCAATCCATCACTAAACTCATCGACCTCCTCAAACAAAACAATATTCTTACTCCATAA